Genomic DNA from Paenibacillus donghaensis:
TTTAGCATTTTCCACTGCTACTTTCAAGCTGGATGGCGCTGTTTGATAATTCACTTGGATATCCCCAGTTTTTGTTTCCACTCTCATTTCACCTTTTTCCTCCACCCCGTTCAGAACGATTTCGCCACTTTTAGAATAAAGATTCATAACAGAACTGGTTACATTTTTAAAATAAAGGTCATTCCCCCTGGCGGCTACGTCTATTCTATCAAATGAGCTATCCTTTACATGCAGGTCCCCTTCTATTAGATTTAAATCCCCCGAATCTGCTTCAACTTGATTGAAATTCACACTGCCTGCTTTATTTTCAACGATTAAATTATGGGTTGCCAACGTTCTAATATTGATATCTCCTTCATTGTTGACCATTCTGACTTGTTCTACTGTATTTTTGGGAATTAAGACTTTGATCGTTCCCTCTTTATGAAAAGAAAAAGCTGAGAAGGCCCCGCCAATTTGCTTATCTTGTTGTATAACTAAGTTATTAGATTTACGCGTCACTACAACAGGAGCTTTCTTCTTGTCCGTCTGATTCCCCTCAATGTCTACATGGACTTGATTGTCTGCTGATTCCCTCACTACAAGATCCCATGAATCATTATTAATCTCAATGCTCTGGACTTCTTTCGCCGGGATGTCTTCTGTTAGCTCAAAATCTTGAGATCCATCTTGCAAGCCAATGACAAGGATAACCACCAGGACAACCGCCATCGATATCCATATCCACTTATTTGTTTTCATGGTTTATGCAACATCCGTTCTGTCAATTTTACGATAGGATAGATAAGCTACGGCCAAACCTAACATGCAGAAAACAATAGGTACGCCGATAAATTGAAACATAGATACAGAACTGCTCCCATCAGAAACCATAGAATTTAGCAGAATCCCTAAGATTACTGAACTAGTAATTGTTGTGGCAGTAGATTTTTTACGCATCCCGAAAGACAATGGAATAAGACTTAAGCCAGCTGTCATTACTGAAGCAATAAGGATTGCTGGAAAGGTAGCCAACACATCTTCCTTTGTAGCAGTTGTTTCGAAGAAATGGACTGTCGGATTTAATAACACTGTCAATACTTCAATGATGAAGGTGGAAATCACTACACTGAAGAAACAGAAGCCAATCACAATCATTAGCTTTGCTTGAATCACTTTTTTTCGTTGCAGAGGATAAGTAAATAACAATTGAATGGTTTTATTCTTATATTCATCAATCACAAGTCTGGAAATAATAATGCCTGAAAAAACAACAAAGGTAATGCGAATAAAGATGTTAGCCAGTGACATAAAGGCTGTGAAATCTAAAAACATTGGTTCATCCTGAGCATTGGACATTAAAGCCATTCCTGCTACCATTCCAAAAATAATAACCATACAAACCACAGCTCTTATGCCGTATCCCGCCAGATTATTTCTCTTCCATTCGATTTTCATTAATCTGAACATGTTATTTGCCTCCATTAATAAGATTCAGGAAATATTCTTCTAAGTTGCTTTGTTGTGTTTCGATGCGATTTACAACGATATCATTTAGCACCAGCTCTTTATTTATGACCGATTGAGATACATCTTGTTGATAGACCCGGATGGTTTCCAGATCCATCACTTCATAGTCATGAATGTTCAATTTTCTCTCCAGCACAAGTGAAGCCTGCTTACTATCAGTCACTTTTATTTCTAGATATTCAACATTTTCTCTTTTGATTTCACTCATCTTAACTTCCTTTATTAATTGTCCATTATTAATGATTCCGATCGTATCCGCAATGGATTCAATCTCTGAAACGATATGACTGGAGATTAGAATTGTCATACCATAGTCATTCTTTAGCTCCAATAAAAGCATACGGATATCTTTAATCCCCACAGGGTCCAATCCGTTAATCGGCTCATCAAGAATCAAAATTCCCGGCTTGGTAAGAATGGCTCTGGCAATTCCCAGGCGCTGTTTCATTCCAAGAGAAAACTCATGTACTTTTTTGTTTCCCACGCCTTTTAAGCCAACCGTCTCCAAAACTTCTTGAATACGATCCTCACCATCATATCGGGTATAATCACAATGATACTTTAGGTTGTCAGCAGCTGTTACACGGTCATAAAAAACAGGATATTCAATGATGCTGCCTATATGCTGCAAGTATTGAAAAGAGGTTTGTAATACCGGTTGATTCAGCACAACAATCTCGCCTGATGTTGGCTTCACCAAATTTAGAATCATTTTCATGATTGTTGTTTTCCCCGCACCATTCGGTCCTAAGAACCCGTAAATTTCACCTTTTTCAATATGCATGGTTACATTTGAAACAATGTTGTTTCCTTTATAAGCTTTTGACAAGTGATTGATTTGGATCATTGTTTCCATGGTTTCTCGCTCCTTATGTGGTGTGCTCAATCTTCCTGCTACGTTCCCAGCATAAGGCATTTCTACTCAGTTCAAGATGGTAAGATCGCCAACCGTCCTTTAACCTTCATAAACGGTACTTTTTTTAAAGAAAAAGAAGTGCCAGCAGCCATTTTAGAAATAGCTTCCAGCACTTCATATTAAGAATTCATATTTAAGTAAGATATTTTTTTCATTTTAAAGCTTTCATCTTTTCAATGGTTTCCTTTTGCAGTCTTCTTGAAACCGGACAACTTTCATTATGATCAAACATAATTAATTTGTTCTTTTTATCAATGGATCTAATATTCGCTAAGTTCACTACAAACGCTCGATGACAGCGGAACAGGCGTTCATCATAATCTGCAATTTCATTTAATTCAGCATAAAAATCAAGAACCTTAGACTTAGTAATTAATCTGATTTTATGTGCGATTTCCATAGTTTCAAAATAAAGAATATCAGAAAAAGGTAATTGAAAGCTGGTGTATTTATTCTCAAAAGAAAAGTTATCGGGACTCACCGGAATGGTCCTTAGCGAATTGGCAATCAATAGACAATCTTCAACTTTTCGAATAAATTCTTCTTCTTGTAATTCTTTTTCAATAAAATCTAAAGCAGCCACACGATATTCAAACGTTATCGGCGCAAGCTCGGAATGCGTGGTCACAAATACAATCGTGCCATAGGGATCTTTCTTTCTTATTTCCTGAGCGACAGTCAGTCCTTTATGCTCCTCATGTTTGATCTCCAAATCAAGAAAATACAATTGATGATCGGCCACATTTTCAATATGCGATAATAAATGATCCGGTTTTGCGGTTGAAAATAAACTCCGGTAACGAATCTGATGCTTTAACGACAATTCTTTAATGATTCGTTCCAACCGTTGCTGCTGGATAAGGTTATCCTCTAATATGAATATGTTCATTTCCGTTCTCCAGTCTTTCTTAAAATAAGCGTTTGGGAAAATAAGGCGGATTGGGACTCCGTTTCTAGTGACGCGAAGTTATTTTCTTTTAGCATTTGTTGCACGTTAAATAGCCCCACGCCACGCCCCTTGCCTTTTGACGAATATCCCCGCTCCCCCAGTCGTCGTAAACTGACCTTCTCTCCACTGCTATTTTGAATTTTGATTCGTTGAACGGCAGAGTCTTCTAATAGCACAATCCAAATCTTAGCTTCATCTGTCTTAGCCGCTGCTTCAATCGCATTATCCAAAAGAATGGAGAAAATCCGGGTAAAAGAAATCAATTCCATCTGAATCAAATGAATGGGCTCTTCAATTTCTAATGCAACATCAATTTTCATTTGCTGGGCCATTATAATTTTGGCAGCCAGGATACTTTTGACCTCTGATATATGCAGGTTTCGCAGCTTGACAAAGCTGTACTCATTCTTACGCATTAATTGCCCGGTCGGCTTAACCGTTTGTTCAAATACTTGTTTGACTTGCTCCCAATCCTCCCGATAAATCCCTTCCTCCAAAGTCAACAGGATGTTGGCATAGTCATGACGAAAACCTCTGAATTCATCGTATATTTTTTCAAGCTGTGTTGCATAATCCTTAAGTTGCACCAATTGCTCACTTTTAGATTTTTCAATTTCTCTTTTTTGAATATGACTGTATTGAAATTGCATATACAGCAAAGCGATGATAAATAACAGCCACATTCCTACAAGTAATGTTCTATGAAAAGAGCTGAATTCACCGGATTTATTTCCAATAGTTAAAATCGGATATACCGAGATGATAATGATGATTAAAAGCACGATCACTGGAAAAAGAATTACTTTGCTGGATTCCTGCAGGATTTCTTTGTTGAGCTGCGGAACATAGTGCCGTACTAACCTAAGACCGATTTCATTGATAATGGGCGGTGCCATAGCTGTAAATAGATACGGAAGATAATCAATATTCGCTGATGATTGTTTGAAGATAAATTCAACCAAACCTGTAATCGGATCTGCTGCGAGATAACCGATAAATGAGTTCATTACCAAGGCATAGGCTCCGTAATAAAAACCTAAAGCGGTAAACGTTCTATGATTTTTAAAGTAGGATATGCCCACAAAACAGAAAAATAGCGTAATCGCGCCCCATACTCCAATAAAATATGTAGAGACAAATCCAATCATTAAAAATATCGCTAGCCAAGCCGTTATTTCTTTGATTGTAAAGTGATAGCGTGAAATGGATTGAAAAATTAAAAAGAAGCTTAGTATTTGAATACTCATAATTAAATTAATCATTTTTTGCACCACCGGTCTTCATGTGAAAAGAATAAACATTCCCCATTCATTCACTAATCGGATTAAGGACACTTTTCAGTCTATCATTAAACTCTTTTTAACAACAACAGTGATCATCTAAGCCAAAAGCCCTCAATCGAACCAGATCGGCCGAGTGCGGGCTTTTCAAACCTTTAATGCCATTCTACGCTCAAGATATCGGCACCATATAAGGCGTTCTTCTCTTATATTGTACTACCTCATGGATACCTACGTTCTGGAGCAATTCTATCGCTTCAGCAAATCCTTGCTGCACATCTCCCGCTTGATGGGCATCCGAGCCAATAGATACCGCTCTGCCGCCTAAATTCACATACATGTTGAGAATATACGGGTGTGGATGAATCCAGCCTTGCCGATATAGTCCGGTTGTATTCAGCTCAAGCACCTTTCCCTTCTCGATAATGAGCTTCAAAATATCATACAAAATAGGCTTGCATGCCACCAAATCTTGTTCAACAACCGGGTAAGTAGTATATCTCGTCACATAATCCAAATGGGCCACGATATCATAATTGTCCATCTGGTCAACGGCCTCTCTTACGTGCTTAAAATAATGCCTAAGCCGTTGCTGCATGGGAAGATCATGATAAGCCTTCTCCGAAAAGTCTAGGTTGCCATCATTGTGAGCAGAAAGTAAAATTACGTCAAACTCGTGCTGAGCCAAATATTTGTTTATGGCGTCTTTATAATCGCTTCGAAAGCCGACTTCAATACCTTTGCGAATCTCCAAAGGGTAACGCTTCGCCAGTTCCACGACTTCTCTATCGTAACTATTCCAATCAATATGAACATCCTGCTTGAAATATTTGCAATCATATTCTAAATGGTCTGTCGTAACGACAGCCGGTTTCCCCAGCGCAAGTGCATATCGCACAAGCTCCTCCAGAGTTGAGCTGGAGTCAGGCGAATAGGAGGAATGCACATGCTGATCGATTATTAGATTGGGTATTGCCATTGTTCAATCCCCCCTCACTTTCTATTGAAACTGCAAAAGATTGCGCCCTTCGTCTGTCATATCGAACAGATGGAATTTATCCGGCCGTATGCCGATCGAGACTATTTCTTGTTCTTTTAACTGCTTCTCATTATCGGTTAATAGTCGAATCATAATATCAGACTCTCCATCCCGATCCGTCATTTTAACTAATTGCCCATTACCCAAATGCTCAATAAGATCAATTCTCAGCATAATGGATGCTTCATTAGGATGCTCTGGTAAGAAGAAATCATGAGGCCGTATGCCCAGCTTGACGGCTTTTCCTATATGCTGCTTCTCCAACCTTCGCGACTGGGGAATCTCTAATTCGAACAGTTTCGTCTTCACCCACTGCCGATCCTCTCTCTGCTCCACGGTTCCGTCAATCAAATTCATAGGCGGGTTACCCAAGAAGCTCGCAACGAATAAGTTAGCAGGATGTTGGAACAGCTCATTTGGAGGCGCATATTGCTGAATTTTACCATCGTTAAGAATGGCTACTCGATCAGAGATAGCCAAAGCTTCCTCTTGGTCATGCGTTACAATGATCGTCGTTACGCCCAATTTACGTTGAATCTTACGAATCTCATCTCGAACATCCAATTTTAATCGCGCATCCAGATTAGACATCGGTTCATCCAGCAGCAAAATTTCCGGATCCTTGGATAAGGCACGTGCCATGGCCACCCGCTGTTGCTGGCCACCTGACAGTTGTGACGGCTTGCGATCAAGCAGATGATCGATTTGCATAATCACACTCGTGTGCAGAGCACGTTCGTGTGCCTCCTTCTTAGACATCTTTCGCTCACGGAGCGGAAACGCAATGTTATCCCTTACTGTCAAATGAGGATACAGCGCATAGGACTGAAATACCATCCCGATATTTCGATCCTTCGGCTCCACATGATTCATAAGTTTATCCTTGAAATATATTTCTCCGGATGTGGGCTTAAGCAATCCGGCCAGCATCATCAGAGTTGTTGTTTTCCCGCAGCCTGAAGGGCCTAGCAGCGCCACGAATTCACCTTTTGCAATTTCAAGATTCAATCCGTCCACTGCGCGGCTTTCGTTTTGCTTACCACCATAGTTTTTTACGATATTCACAAGAGAAATCATACCTGCTTAGCTCCTCCCAAGTTAACCTTCAGGAATATTTTTTGAGTAAAGATATAGAACACGACCAACGGAATCGTGTAGAACAAACCAATGGCGGTAATCAATCCGTAGTTCATAATGACATTTTCCTTCGTAACCAGACGAGACAGGTAACCAGCTAACGTCAGCATATTGTCATCGAATATGAACAGCTTGAATAGAAACCACTCACCGTAAGCGCCTAGAAAGGCGAACACTGCAATCGCCCCAATGCCCGGAAATACATAAGGAACCAACACTCTCATGAGGGCTTTGAATCTTGTGCATCCATCAACCATCGCCGCCCACTCCAAATCCCAGGGTACCTCATCAAAGAACCCTTTCATTATATACACTCTGCCCGGCAAGGACCCTGATATCGCAACGAGAATAACGCCTAAGTACGTATTCACCAGATCCATCTGAACCAGGATGAAGAAGGTAGCAATGATGAGCGTAATGGCTGGAAATGAGCGCATCAGGAATAGAAACTTCATCGCAGCCAGCTTTCCTTTGAAATCGAGTCTAGAGAATGCATACGCGGCGGGTACAGCAATGATAATCTCAATCACTACAATAAGAGATGAATAGACTAATGTATTTAGAACAATGGGCCAAATCGCTGGTAGATTAACCCCCGCATACTCGACAGGCTCCTTCACAAAATTGAAGTTTTCCAGCGAAAATTGGCCCGTCGTGCTATTCAAAGTCGCTGAGAGAAAGTACCATATGATCATTCCGACGATAGGCATGGCGAAAAGCAGCATGTATGTGTGCACGAGCAGCTTTTTTACAGTTATAGTTGACATCTTGGCCTCCTAATCTTCAATGCGCGATGGCTTGATCATTTCATCAAAATCAAACAGCCTCAGCAGCCATAATGTCAAAATAAGCGAGATCAGAACGACCACAAGCGATAAAGCAGCGCCATAGCCATAATATTTTAGATTAAAGGCCTGCTGATAAGCATATAAAGATAACGTTGTCGTATCCCGCATCGGTCCGCCATTGGTTAATAGCAAGATAAAGAAGTAGGAGGACACAAAACCGATAAGGTCAGATATCGTGATATACATTAACGGCCACTTTAATGAAGGCAGGATAATTTTGGTGATAACCGATTTTTCACTGGCTCCATCCACTTTGGCGGCCTTATACAGATCTTCAGGGATGGAGCTAATGGCTGCAGATAGGAGAATCATTCCCCCGGAAGTCGTAGATACAATGGTAGCAATGATGACGACAGCCATAGCAATTTTTGTGAACCACGAAATGGGGTCACCATCTGGCTGGAAGAATAGTGCAATCTTATTGAGCCACCCTTCACCCGTGGGGTCAAATAGATATTTCCAGAACGTAACATAGACAACAGCAGGAATGATGCTCGGAATTAACCAAAGGACACGATAAATGACGGCCGAGAAACTCCCCTTTAAAAAATACTGGGTCGCGATCGAGATAAATAGTCCGAAGAACAAAGAGAAAGCAAGTGTAATCCCTGCAAATACGAAGGTGTTCCACAAAATTTGAGGCATGCTATAATCGGAAAAGATTCGTTTGAAATTTTCGAAACCAACAAAGTTGATTTTCATTGATGCATTCAAGTCCGTGAAGGACATAATAATGGTCGCGATAGCCGGAAGAATAAAAAAGACAAGCACCAGAAGAGCGAAAGGCATGATGAATAAATAAGGATACACTCTCTTGGTAAAAGGCTTCTTGTACGCCTTCTTAGCTACCGTCACGGGGATCTCCATAATGAAATCTGCACCTGCTTCCTATTAAGAAAATATACGGAAGGTGCTCTTGCAGAACAGAGCACCTTCTCAGTATCATTGTTATTCTACAATGAGGCTATCTGCTGGTACATTTTGTTGCACATCCTTTTTGAACAGCTCATAGGCTTCAGCTGACGTTTTGCCTTTCGTAAGTATGGCATCGATACCGAGCGTGAAGGATTTCATATAGACTGCATAATCCATCTGAGCCGGCCGTGTCTTGGTAAATTCGATCAAATACGCATGATCTTTGTAGAAGTTCATTTCTTGAAAGCGCGAGTCTTCCTGCGCTGCCGCCGTTACGGGCAGCTTACCGCTCTTAAGCGTATGATTGATCTGAAGATCAGGATCCAACATATGTTCAATCAGTCTTTGGACATAAGGCATCTTCTCATCATCCACACCTGATCCCACAAAGATCATGGCAGGATTACTGTAGGATACTGGTTTTCCTCCCTGTTCCACCGACGGAATCGGAATCCAGATCGCATTCTCGTTAAACCATTTTTCATAGCCAGCCAAGTCTTCATCCATGCCAAGCTGCGTACGCATTAATTGGTAAAATTCAGTGCGGGCAAATTCAGCGAACAGATCACCTTTAATGAACATCGCCGCAGCCTTCTCCGTATCAATCTCTGCAATTCCTTCTGTAACTACACCGCGCTGCATCGCGTCATACCAGAATTCATAAACCTTCTGCGTATTTGGCGACAGAACCATCTTGTTTTGTTCAGCATTGTAATTGAAGTTACCGAATGTATAATTCCACCCTTCAAACCGGGTATCCTCTACTCCAAATCCTGACTTAACCAGCTTTTGCTTAACAGCCGTATCTGCCAGATCAACCAGCTCGTTGAAAGTGAAACTGCCATCATCCACGCGAGTTTTCAGCTCATCAATCTGTGTGGTTGTCCACCCTAACCCTTCCAGCGCCTTCCGGCTGACGAATACTGGAGATGCATCCATATCCTGAATAACGCCGTAGTAGTGATCTTGGTATTTCATAATATTTTCGTAGGATGCGGGCATGTTATTGAACACATCTGAATTTCCAACCCAATCCACATCACGGATTAGTCCGGCATTCAACTGCCACCCAATATCTACGCTGGAATTAATAAATATATCCGCTTTTTTATTCGCTTGTGCCTGCAGAATAAGCTCATCATCGCCAATGCCAGGCCACCAGTCTATTCTGACTTGTACCTTATCCGCCTTCAGCTCCTCATTCAGACGCTTCTCTGCTTCAATGAAATTGTCCTTACGCGCTCCCCATGTATTCTCACGAACGGAGAGCACTACTTCTTTCATATTCCCCTCATTGCTAGGAGTATCTGTAACTGAACCAGAATTAGAGCTTGTACTACATCCGGCTAACAATGTAATACTTGTAAGTATACTAACTAATCCAAGTGCAAACCTCTTCATGCTAATAAACCCTCCTCGTTTTCCAGTTATCACTGGCATAACTAAACTATAACGGAGAATTGTAAAACCCATGTCAATTGCACATAAAATATTTGCTTTATTTTATTTTCATTTGCATTCATGTTGTTTTCATCCTGAAAAAAACTGATTTCAGCTTTTAAACACATACTCTAGCGCTTGATCCAAAATAACAAACGCTTCTTCCATTTGTGCAATACTGGTAATTAGTGGAGGAACAAGTGTGATAACATTTCCGCTGGATACCTTGAAACTTAGCCCCCGGGATAGACATTCATAGAGAAGCTTTTCTGCACCTGTCACTTCTTTTTCTTTCGTCACACGATCCGATACAAGTTCAATTGCCGCCAGCATCCCTATCACCCGAACATCGCCGATTACCTCATACTTCTTCTGCAGATCCTCAAGATGAGAGGTTAGCCATAGCTCCATACGCCCTGCATGCTCAAGCAGATTTTCATTTTCAATGTATTCAATGGTAGCCAAAGCAGCCGCACAGCCTACAGCACTTTTTTCATGTGTATAATGCCCGAGTGAAATATCGCCCGCAATATCTAAATGTTCTCTGGCAATGACACCCGCCATCGGAAAAATCCCACCGCCAAACCCTTTGCCGATGACGACGATATCCGGAACAATATCATAATGCTCATGAACGAACATTGTGCCCGTACGGCCTAGCGCCGTCGGTATTTCATCCAATATAAGCAAGACGCCATAATCGTTGCAGATTTGACGAAGCCGTTGCATATAGGCAACACTAGGGATCTGTACGTCCGTGCTTCGAATAGGCTCAAGAATGACAGCACACACATCACCTTCTCGTTCCAACATATAGGTTAGGTAGTCCAGATTTCTGACAGCAGCTGTGTCTCCTTCACCAAAGATTGAACGATAGCTGTTATAAGGCATCATATGCTCTGTTCCAGTCATCATCGGTCCCATCCCACTCCTGAATACAGCTTCACCACCCACCGATATTGCATCCAGGCTTGCACCATGAAAGGAATCCCACGTCGAAATGGTTTTGTGCTTACCGGTTGCTCTGCGTGCAAGCTTTAGCGCTATTCCAATAGCCGTTGTACCTCCAGGTGCAAAAAGCACCTTGTTCAAATCTCCCGGTGCAAGCTCGGTCAGCTTCTGTGCCAGATCAATCGCAACCTGGCTCGTATATCGGCGGGGCAGAAATGGCAGTTGCTGCATCTGTTTGATGATCGCATTCATTACATACTCATTTTTGTAACCCACCTGATGCACGCTATTTCCATGAAAATCCATTATTCTGCGTCCATCCACATCCTCAATGTATATCCCCTCTGCACTAACAATGGCATTTAAACACGGCGTGGACATCGACTGATGAAGAAAAAGCTTGCTGTCCTGGTCCAAAACAGCAAGCGCCTCTTCACTTAGATGCTCATCTTGCCAAGCTTGACGTTCATCCGTTCCATTGATATCTCCTTCTATACGACTATTGATGCGGATGGGCATAAGGCAGCTCCTTTCATCAACCGTTCATTGATTTGCTCAATCATTCGAGGTAACTGGGATATATCTTCAATAACGCCATGCGCTCCTGCTTCCATATAGTTCTTACGCACACGAGCAGTTATCTGACGTTCTTCCTCTGGAGACAACTGCTCTACCTCAGCTTCCGTAAGACCAAGCATCGAGCTGCCTTTCACAATACCAATCGCCCATACGCCTGCACTATTTGCCTCTTGAATATCAGATATTGTATCTCCGACCTTGACCACTTGTGCATGATGACGCAGACCAAGCTGCTTCATATTTTCATATATCATGTACGGATATGGTCTGCCTTTATCCATAACCAGGTCAGGAGTTACCCAATGATCAGGTTCGTAGCCATATTTCTTGGCAGTCTTCTCCACAATAGAAAGCATCGCGGAAGTATAGCCTGTAGTGGCTCCGATTTTTAAGCCCTGCTGCTTCAACTGCTGTATGGTCTCTACAACATAGGGTATGGGCTTTCCGTACTGCGGGAGAATAGCCAGGAGTTTGGGCTCGAATCGATCATGCAACTCATCAATGTCTGCCTCCGTGTAACCACGGTTGAATTTCTCCTGAAAAGCGGCTTCTATTCTAGGCATTTGCAACAACGATTGAATGTGATCCCACTTCAGTTGCCCCATTGGAACCCGTACCTCTTCCATCGTTAACAGAATATCTATTTCCTCAAAAATATCCATAAACACCTGCACCGGTGCAAAACAACCATAATCAACTGTGGTTCCCGCCCAATCTAAAATAACACCCTCAATTCTCATCCTTCATCTCTCCAACATAACGTAATATTTGTTCACTTAATTTCTTCATATCCTCGGCATGCACGTCACCTATATTCCCGATACGAAATACATTCGCATCAGTTAATTTACCAGGGTAAATTACATAACCAGCCGATTTCAAATCGTGATAAAAATGGTCAAATGAAAAGGGGAAATGCACTGGGTACAAGAAGGTTGTAATAATGGGGGAATGAAACTCCCTAGCCAAGTAAGTCGTAAAGCCAGCTTGAACCAACCCTTCCACAACCATTTGCTGATTCCTGCAATATCTCGCATGACGGGCTTCCACACCGCCTTCTTCTGCCAGTTCCTTTAGGGCTTGGGCAAATGCGTAAACCACATGCGTTGGCGAAGTAAAGCGCCACTTGCCCTCGTCCTGCTCCATCGTGTCCCATTGGTCATACAAATCAAGCGATAATGAACGTGCTCTTCCTTTGCATTTCTTAAGCTCATTCCTTTGGCAAAGTATAAAGCTGAAACCTGGCACACCCTGAATGCATTTATTCGCGCTGCTGATGATAAAGTCGATTTGTAGCTGTTCTACTTCAATCGGAATGCCTCCGAAGCTACTCATGGCATCTATTATTGCTATTCGATTATTCCGCTTAATCACATCAATCACCGCTTCAAGCGGGTTCAGAATACCTGTGGTCGTCTCACAATGAACCATAGCAACATGCGTAATAGAAGTATCTTCAACCAGAGTCCTCTCCACTGCTTGTGGATCAACCTGTGTATTCGTGTCAAAGATAAGGGATACATACGAAATTTGAAGTACCTTTGCGATTTCTTCGATGCGCTTCCCATATGCACCATTTCGCAAAATTAACAGCTTCCCGTCATTCGGAATGACCGATCCAATTGTCGATTCAATCCCGAAGGTACCACTTCCTTGCATGAACAGGGCTGTATAGTGCTCCTTTGATGCACGACCAACCTCTAATAGTTGCAGGCGAATCTGCTGAACAATGGTCTTATAGTCATGATCCCAGGTGCACCAATCCTTTAGCATCGCCTCTTTGACCGTTGAGGTTGTGGATAAGGGACCCGGTGTTAATAATAAATACGGATTACTCATAGC
This window encodes:
- the phnX gene encoding phosphonoacetaldehyde hydrolase; its protein translation is MRIEGVILDWAGTTVDYGCFAPVQVFMDIFEEIDILLTMEEVRVPMGQLKWDHIQSLLQMPRIEAAFQEKFNRGYTEADIDELHDRFEPKLLAILPQYGKPIPYVVETIQQLKQQGLKIGATTGYTSAMLSIVEKTAKKYGYEPDHWVTPDLVMDKGRPYPYMIYENMKQLGLRHHAQVVKVGDTISDIQEANSAGVWAIGIVKGSSMLGLTEAEVEQLSPEEERQITARVRKNYMEAGAHGVIEDISQLPRMIEQINERLMKGAALCPSASIVV
- a CDS encoding carbohydrate ABC transporter permease; this encodes MEIPVTVAKKAYKKPFTKRVYPYLFIMPFALLVLVFFILPAIATIIMSFTDLNASMKINFVGFENFKRIFSDYSMPQILWNTFVFAGITLAFSLFFGLFISIATQYFLKGSFSAVIYRVLWLIPSIIPAVVYVTFWKYLFDPTGEGWLNKIALFFQPDGDPISWFTKIAMAVVIIATIVSTTSGGMILLSAAISSIPEDLYKAAKVDGASEKSVITKIILPSLKWPLMYITISDLIGFVSSYFFILLLTNGGPMRDTTTLSLYAYQQAFNLKYYGYGAALSLVVVLISLILTLWLLRLFDFDEMIKPSRIED
- a CDS encoding extracellular solute-binding protein, producing the protein MKEVVLSVRENTWGARKDNFIEAEKRLNEELKADKVQVRIDWWPGIGDDELILQAQANKKADIFINSSVDIGWQLNAGLIRDVDWVGNSDVFNNMPASYENIMKYQDHYYGVIQDMDASPVFVSRKALEGLGWTTTQIDELKTRVDDGSFTFNELVDLADTAVKQKLVKSGFGVEDTRFEGWNYTFGNFNYNAEQNKMVLSPNTQKVYEFWYDAMQRGVVTEGIAEIDTEKAAAMFIKGDLFAEFARTEFYQLMRTQLGMDEDLAGYEKWFNENAIWIPIPSVEQGGKPVSYSNPAMIFVGSGVDDEKMPYVQRLIEHMLDPDLQINHTLKSGKLPVTAAAQEDSRFQEMNFYKDHAYLIEFTKTRPAQMDYAVYMKSFTLGIDAILTKGKTSAEAYELFKKDVQQNVPADSLIVE
- a CDS encoding aspartate aminotransferase family protein, whose amino-acid sequence is MPIRINSRIEGDINGTDERQAWQDEHLSEEALAVLDQDSKLFLHQSMSTPCLNAIVSAEGIYIEDVDGRRIMDFHGNSVHQVGYKNEYVMNAIIKQMQQLPFLPRRYTSQVAIDLAQKLTELAPGDLNKVLFAPGGTTAIGIALKLARRATGKHKTISTWDSFHGASLDAISVGGEAVFRSGMGPMMTGTEHMMPYNSYRSIFGEGDTAAVRNLDYLTYMLEREGDVCAVILEPIRSTDVQIPSVAYMQRLRQICNDYGVLLILDEIPTALGRTGTMFVHEHYDIVPDIVVIGKGFGGGIFPMAGVIAREHLDIAGDISLGHYTHEKSAVGCAAALATIEYIENENLLEHAGRMELWLTSHLEDLQKKYEVIGDVRVIGMLAAIELVSDRVTKEKEVTGAEKLLYECLSRGLSFKVSSGNVITLVPPLITSIAQMEEAFVILDQALEYVFKS
- the phnW gene encoding 2-aminoethylphosphonate--pyruvate transaminase — protein: MSNPYLLLTPGPLSTTSTVKEAMLKDWCTWDHDYKTIVQQIRLQLLEVGRASKEHYTALFMQGSGTFGIESTIGSVIPNDGKLLILRNGAYGKRIEEIAKVLQISYVSLIFDTNTQVDPQAVERTLVEDTSITHVAMVHCETTTGILNPLEAVIDVIKRNNRIAIIDAMSSFGGIPIEVEQLQIDFIISSANKCIQGVPGFSFILCQRNELKKCKGRARSLSLDLYDQWDTMEQDEGKWRFTSPTHVVYAFAQALKELAEEGGVEARHARYCRNQQMVVEGLVQAGFTTYLAREFHSPIITTFLYPVHFPFSFDHFYHDLKSAGYVIYPGKLTDANVFRIGNIGDVHAEDMKKLSEQILRYVGEMKDEN
- a CDS encoding carbohydrate ABC transporter permease, producing MSTITVKKLLVHTYMLLFAMPIVGMIIWYFLSATLNSTTGQFSLENFNFVKEPVEYAGVNLPAIWPIVLNTLVYSSLIVVIEIIIAVPAAYAFSRLDFKGKLAAMKFLFLMRSFPAITLIIATFFILVQMDLVNTYLGVILVAISGSLPGRVYIMKGFFDEVPWDLEWAAMVDGCTRFKALMRVLVPYVFPGIGAIAVFAFLGAYGEWFLFKLFIFDDNMLTLAGYLSRLVTKENVIMNYGLITAIGLFYTIPLVVFYIFTQKIFLKVNLGGAKQV